A stretch of the Pseudomonas sp. ACM7 genome encodes the following:
- a CDS encoding heme A synthase, translating into MAKPGFRLALFATMLALIVVLLGAYTRLTHAGLGCPDWPGCYGFISVPKSEVQLAHAELHFPDAPVEAHKGWNEMVHRYFAGTLGLLISVLAGRAWVHRRHPGQPVKLPLFLLAVVIAQAAFGMWTVTLKLWPQVVTGHLLGGFATLSLLFLLTLRLSGVLPALTVPRRLQYWATAGLLLVIGQIALGGWVSANYAAVACIDFPTCHGQWLPPADFANGFHLTQHIGPNYLGGQLDSDARTAIHLTHRIGALLVTLVLLGLAWQLKVVGMTRLAGLVLIALAAQITLGISNVLFHLPLPVAVAHNAGGAALLLTIVLVNYHARTSLVRVKQQPPARWRFSPRKHSAGPITIKGEMPWRL; encoded by the coding sequence ATGGCCAAACCTGGATTTCGCCTCGCGCTGTTTGCCACCATGCTGGCACTGATTGTGGTGTTGCTCGGCGCCTACACCCGCCTGACCCACGCCGGGCTCGGTTGCCCGGACTGGCCGGGTTGCTATGGCTTTATCAGTGTGCCGAAAAGCGAAGTTCAATTGGCCCATGCCGAACTGCATTTTCCCGACGCCCCCGTCGAAGCCCATAAGGGCTGGAACGAGATGGTTCACCGCTACTTCGCCGGCACGCTGGGGCTGTTGATCTCGGTGCTGGCGGGTCGCGCCTGGGTCCATCGTCGTCATCCGGGGCAACCGGTGAAGTTGCCGTTGTTCCTACTGGCGGTGGTGATCGCCCAAGCGGCATTCGGCATGTGGACGGTAACGCTCAAGCTCTGGCCACAAGTGGTGACCGGGCATTTGCTCGGCGGCTTTGCGACGTTGAGCCTGCTGTTTTTGCTGACGTTGCGATTGTCCGGCGTGTTGCCGGCGCTGACCGTGCCACGGCGTTTGCAGTACTGGGCGACCGCCGGGTTGCTGCTGGTGATCGGGCAAATCGCCCTCGGTGGCTGGGTCAGTGCCAACTACGCGGCGGTGGCCTGTATCGACTTCCCGACCTGCCACGGGCAATGGCTGCCACCGGCTGATTTCGCCAACGGCTTTCACCTGACCCAACACATCGGCCCCAATTACCTCGGCGGGCAACTGGACAGCGATGCCCGCACCGCGATTCATCTGACTCACCGCATCGGCGCATTGCTGGTGACCCTGGTGTTGCTGGGGCTGGCCTGGCAACTGAAGGTGGTCGGCATGACGCGCCTGGCGGGGCTGGTGCTGATTGCACTCGCCGCACAAATCACCCTCGGCATCAGCAATGTGCTGTTTCACCTGCCGCTACCAGTGGCCGTCGCGCATAACGCGGGCGGCGCGGCACTGTTGCTGACGATAGTGCTGGTCAATTATCACGCGCGAACCAGTCTGGTTCGGGTCAAGCAGCAACCCCCTGCGCGCTGGCGGTTCAGCCCGCGCAAACACTCAGCCGGGCCCATAACAATAAAAGGAGAGATGCCATGGCGACTCTGA
- the cyoE gene encoding heme o synthase, with the protein MATLIGARHSQAIWRDYLELTKPKVVVLMLITSLVGMFLATRAGVPWTVLVFGNLGIALCAGGAAAVNHVVDRRIDAVMARTHKRPLAEGRVSPAAALTFALVLAVLGQAILLAFTNPLTAWLTLASLLGYAVVYTGFLKRATPQNIVIGGLAGAAPPLLGWTAATGHVSAEPLLLVLIIFAWTPPHFWALAIHRKEEYAKADIPMLPVTHGEHYTKVHILLYTFALLAVSLMPYVIHMSGALYLICALGLGARFLQWAVVLYRGTRPHAAINTFKYSIYYLFLLFIALLVDHYLLLNL; encoded by the coding sequence ATGGCGACTCTGATCGGCGCACGTCACAGTCAGGCGATCTGGCGTGACTACCTGGAGCTGACCAAGCCGAAAGTGGTGGTGCTGATGCTCATCACCTCGCTGGTCGGCATGTTCCTCGCGACCCGCGCCGGGGTACCGTGGACGGTGCTGGTGTTCGGCAATCTGGGGATCGCCTTGTGTGCCGGTGGTGCGGCGGCGGTCAACCATGTCGTGGACCGGCGCATCGATGCGGTCATGGCCCGCACGCACAAACGTCCCTTGGCCGAAGGCCGGGTGTCGCCGGCGGCCGCTCTGACGTTTGCCTTGGTATTGGCGGTGCTTGGGCAAGCCATACTGCTGGCTTTCACCAATCCACTGACGGCGTGGCTGACCCTGGCCTCGCTGCTCGGCTACGCGGTGGTCTACACCGGTTTCCTGAAACGCGCGACGCCGCAAAACATCGTCATCGGAGGCCTGGCCGGCGCCGCCCCGCCGCTGCTCGGCTGGACCGCCGCTACCGGCCACGTCAGCGCCGAACCACTGTTGCTGGTGCTGATCATCTTCGCCTGGACCCCGCCGCACTTCTGGGCACTGGCCATTCACCGCAAAGAGGAATACGCCAAGGCTGACATCCCGATGCTGCCGGTGACCCATGGCGAGCACTACACCAAGGTCCACATCCTGCTTTATACCTTCGCGCTGCTGGCCGTCAGCCTGATGCCGTACGTGATCCACATGAGCGGCGCGCTCTACCTGATTTGCGCGCTGGGACTGGGCGCGAGGTTTCTGCAATGGGCCGTGGTGCTGTACCGTGGCACTCGGCCGCACGCGGCGATCAACACCTTCAAGTACTCTATTTACTACTTGTTCCTACTGTTTATCGCGCTGCTCGTAGACCACTACTTACTGTTGAACCTATGA
- a CDS encoding SCO family protein, translating into MTRTQKTVFILVALIALVLGLTINKVLSGKGQGDPTALIDAGIILLPQSRNLPDVTMTDQDGKPVAVNALKDKWSLLFFGYTFCPDICPTTLAQLRQIKSELPPEAVAKLQIILVSIDPNRDTPQQLKQYLGYFDPQFKGLTASSVEDIQKLANAVSIPFIPADTNKPNYTVDHSGNLAVIGPDGTQRGFIRAPLNNVKLVAQLPVMLERK; encoded by the coding sequence ATGACTCGAACCCAGAAAACCGTCTTCATCCTCGTTGCCCTGATCGCGCTGGTCCTGGGCCTGACCATCAACAAAGTGCTGTCCGGCAAAGGCCAGGGCGATCCGACAGCATTGATCGACGCCGGGATCATCCTGCTGCCGCAAAGCCGTAATCTGCCGGACGTGACGATGACCGATCAGGACGGTAAACCGGTGGCGGTCAACGCGTTGAAAGACAAATGGTCGCTGCTGTTCTTCGGCTACACCTTCTGCCCCGACATCTGCCCGACCACCCTCGCCCAGCTGCGCCAGATCAAGAGCGAACTGCCGCCAGAGGCTGTGGCCAAGTTGCAGATCATTCTGGTCAGCATCGACCCGAACCGCGACACGCCCCAGCAGCTCAAGCAGTACCTGGGCTACTTCGATCCGCAGTTCAAAGGCCTGACGGCTTCGTCGGTTGAAGACATTCAGAAACTGGCCAACGCGGTGAGCATTCCGTTCATTCCGGCGGATACCAATAAACCGAATTACACCGTCGATCACAGCGGCAACCTGGCGGTGATCGGGCCGGACGGGACGCAGCGTGGGTTCATTCGGGCGCCGTTGAACAACGTGAAATTGGTGGCGCAGTTGCCGGTGATGCTCGAGCGCAAATAG